The following is a genomic window from Caproiciproducens sp. CPB-2.
CGGAACTGACCGAAGCGGAAGGCAGGGTCTACCGGTTTCAGCTCGAAGCCTACGACAACGCCGGCCTGATCGCGACCGGGACCCACGAGCGCGTCAGCGTGAAAAAGGAAAGCTTCGCCGCCAAAGCGGAAGCAAGAAAAAACAAGTAAGGCAGGGTAACGATGAAACCGATTTATGATCTGATTATTTTTGACCTGGACGGCACACTGACCAATTCCGAGCCCGGCATTACCAGCTCGGTAAAATATGCCCTTAAAAAAATGGGGCAGCCGGTGCCCGACATTTCCATCCTGCGCAAATTCATCGGCCCGCCGCAGTGGCACAGCTTTGTCCATTACTGCGGACTGACACAGGAGCAGACCGCGCAGGCGGTCAAAAATTACCGCGAAGTATACGAGGTCTCCGGAGCGTTCCAGAACAAGCCCTACCCCGGCATGATCGATTTTCTGGAGGAGCTGCGGGCGAACGGCGCCACGCTTGCCGTCGCCACCACCAAGCCGGCCAGAATCACCGGCCGCGTACTGGACTATTTTGACATGACAAAATATTTCGCCCACGTTTCCGGCCCGGACGATTCGGAGCGCAGCGGCGACAAGAGCATCCTGATCAACTCCTGTCTGGACGCCTGTCATGTGAAGCCGGACCGCGCCGTCATGGTCGGCGACACGGTGTACGACACGGTGGGCGCACGGAATTCCGGCACCAACTTTATCGGCGTTCTGTACGGCTTCGGCACCAAAGAGGACATGCAAGCGGAAGGCGGCAAAGTTTTTGCCCGCGATATCGACGAGCTGAGAGGCATGCTTCTGAAGGATTCCTGAATCCAACGGAAATCCCCTTGACAAACCGGAAATGTTAGGGTATGCTGAACATAAGAACTGAATATACAGGGGCGCTGAGTAACCTCGGCTGAGATGAAGCGAATCGACGTTTATGTCCCTTAAACCTGATCTGGATAATGCCAGCGTAGGAAAGATGATTTTTTAACGCTCTGTGGCATCACAGGGCGTTTTTATTTTCCTTCAGGTAATTTTTCAATTTCAGTTCCATATAATTGACTGGAGGGTAATTATGAGAAAGAACACGACCGTTATCCTTGTGGAATGCGCGCTGATGATCGCAATGTCCACCGTACTGAGCATGTTCAAGATTTTTGAGCTGCCGCAGGGCGGCTCCGTTACCTGCGCGAGCTTGGTCCCGCTGGTGCTGGTTTCTTACCGGCACGGCCTGAAGTGGGGCATTTCCACCGCGTTTGCGCACAGCCTGCTGCAGATGATTCTCCAGTTCAGTGCGCCGCCGGTAAACACCTTCGGGGCGTTCGCCGGTGTCGTTTTGCTGGACTATGTTCTGGCGTTCACTGTTCTGGGTGCCGCCGCTTTCTTCGGCAAGCCGTTTAAAAACAGGGCTGCCAGCGTCGCCGTCGGCTCCGTCGCCGCTGTGTTTCTGCGGTTTCTCTGCAGCTTTTTGTCCGGCATCCTGATCTGGGGCGGCTACGCGCCGGAAGGCACGCCGGTCTGGATTTATTCCTTAACCTACAACGGCAGCTACATGCTTCCCGAAGCGGTCATCACCGCCGTTGTCTCGGTTATCTTAATCCGGGTTCTTGACCGCGTGGAGCACCGTGCTCCCGGAAACGCATCATGAAACAGGAATCATAACTTAACAGGAAAGCATGAAGCGCGGAGGTTCCGTCCTTCATGCTTTTTTGTATCGCTCCAAGTGTCTTTCCCCCTCCCGTCCCGGAACCCCCTTCCGCATTCGGATTGTTTTCGATTTTCGCTTGCTTTGTGTGCGGGAGGGGGCAGGGGGTGAGTATCTATTTACCATATTTTTGTGGTATACTATTCCATAAGAACCCATGAAACGAGGCTATGCCGGGTGACGATTCTTCGAACAGGGTCAAAAAAGAAAAAAACCGGCCCCCCGCCGGAAATAACCGCCGCCGACCTGCCGGAAACGGCGGGCCCGACGTTCCGCGACCGGCTTTTGGGCGGGGCTGTGCTGCTTGCGGCCACGGGGCTGTTCCTCTGGCTCACGGTCGTTCTGTGCGGACCGCTTTTATCGCTGATCCGGGACCCCGACCGGTTTGAAAGCTTTATCCGCAGCCGGGGCGCGATGGGCCGCGCCGCGTTCCTGGGCATCCAGATTCTGCAGGGCTTTCTCCCCATCCCGCTGGAGCTGACGACCATCGCGGGCGGCTACGCCTTCGGGCGGGTACAGGGCAGCCTGCTGACCCTCTGCTCGGTGATGATCTCCACCACCATCATCTTTTATTTCACCCGGATGTTCGGCCACCGGCTGATCGGCCTGTTCTTCACCCCCGCCCAGCGGAAACACATCCGCTACCTGCGCAGCCCCAAATCGCGCGATACCTTTTACTGGATCGTTTTCCTGATCCCCGGAATGCCCAAGCGCCTGTTCGTGTTTTCCGCCGGCCTTGTGCCGCAGGATTTCGGCAGATTCCTGCTGATTTCCACCCTTGCGCGCACCCCGTCCCTGCTGGCCTGCTCCTTCGGGGGCTGGGCGCTCTTCAGCGGCAATTACACACAGGCCGCCGTCCTCTTTGCGGCGACCGGCGCTTTGAGCGCCGCGGGCTACCTGCTGTACCGCACCGTCGCGAAGCATCCTGATAAAAAGAAGGAGCTTTCTTCCCCGAAAAGCCCGTCGTTCCCCTCTTCCGCCGTGCTGAAAAAGAAAGAACGGTAATTCATCCAATTAAATCGCTAAAACGCTTGACTCATACCGGCAAAAAACTTATAATAACTTAAACACATTCGACGTTGGAAGACCGGGTAATGGACTTGCCTTCCCGTATCCTCCGTCCATGAAAACCACAACCGTATCGTGCCACACAAAGGTACTTTGGGGATACCCCGGGGGTGCAGGGGGATTTTATGGGACCCTCCCGCCGTTACCTTAGAACGACGGGATTAGCGATCCATTCATCTTTTTGCTTGCAGTCGAGTCCGCCGTAGGCGCATCCCGGACCGGCAGGTCCCCGCCCGGCCTGAGGGCAGACCATGCGGTCGGCAAGCAAGAGGAAAACGGCGGCCCAAGCCGCTATAACAAATCAATGATTAAGAGGTGACTGTTTTTGATAAGCGGAGCAGAGATTATGGCGGAATGCCTGAAAAACGAAAACGTGCAGATCGCCTTCGGATATCCCGGAGCAGCGATCTGTCCTTTCCTGGATTACCTATATCGCTCGCCGATCAAAAACGTTCTGGTGCGCGAGGAGCAGAACGCCGCTCACGAGGCCAGCGGATACGCCCGCGCAAGCGGAAAACCCGGCGTCTGCGTCGCGACCAGCGGGCCGGGCGCGACCAACCTGATTACCGGCATCGCGACGGCCTACATGGACTCCATCCCGCTGATCGTCATCACGGGGCAGGTCAGTTCCGAGCTTCTGGGCCGCGACGTGTTCCAGGAGGCGGACATCACCGGCGCCTGCGAGCCGTTCACCAAGCATTCCTATCTGGTGAAAAGCGCCGCGGACCTTCCGCGGATTTTCAAGGAAGCCTTTCATATCGCTTCCACAGGCCGGCCGGGACCGGTTCTGATCGACGTTCCGGTGGACATTCAGGCGGAAGAGGTGCCGGAATTCGTCTACCCGCAGAAGGCGAACATCATCGGGTACAAGCCCCGCACCACGGGACATGCCATGCAGATCAAAAAGGCTCTCTCCGCCATGGCCGAAGCGAAGCGCCCCGTCCTTGTCTGCGGCGGCGGCGTCGTGCTCGCCGGGGCGCGGGACGAGCTGGTCGCCTTCGCACAGAACAGCGGGATCCCGGTGGTTTCCACCATGATGGGCATCGGCGTAGTCCCCATGAACAGCCCGCTGTACCTCGGCATGATCGGGATGCACGGCCACAAAAACGCCAACCGCGCCATGCATGAGGCCGATCTGATCATCCTCTGCGGCGCGAGGGTCGGCGACCGGGCGGTATCCGCGCCGGAACAGATGGGGGAAAAGGCAACCATTATCCATATCGATATCGATCCCGCCGAAATCGGCAAAAATGTGACCGCCCATATCCCCATCGTCGGCGACATCCGGCTGGTGCTGCGCGATTTCATCGAGCAGAGCGCCGTTTCGGTTCCGAAAGAGTGGATCGACGCCGTACTGCGGTATAAAAAAGAATTCGTCCCGGGCGGAGAACCGGACAACAGCAGCGGTTTTGTGGAGCCACGCTCCTTTATGCGCGTGCTTTCCTCACTGATGGAGGAGGACGCCATCCTGACCGCCGACGTCGGCCAGAACCAGATCTGGGCGGCACGCAATTTCAACGTAAAGGAAGGCCGGTTCCTGACCTCCGGCGGACTGGGGACCATGGGCTACGCGCTCCCCGCCGCCATCGGCGCAAAGCTGGCCAAGCCCCGCCGACAGGTGCTGTGCATCTGCGGAGACGGTTCCTTCCAGATGGCCATGTGCGAGCTGGGTACGCTTTGCCAGAACAGCGTCAACATCAAGATCATCGTGATGCAGAACGACCGGCTGGGCATGGTGAAGGAAATACAGGACAACAAGTACGGCAGCCGCTACGCGATGACCCTGCTGCAGGGCAACCCCGATTTCGTGAAGATTGCGGAAGCTTACGGCATTCCCGCGGCGCTGGCCACCTCCAACGAAGAAGCGGAGCGCCTCGCCAGAGAAATGTTCACGTCCGACAGGGCTTTTATCCTGGTGTGCCGGGTCAACCCCGACGCGCCCACGATATAGGGAGGGCAGGAAAATGAAATACACCCTTTCGATTTTAGTTGAAAACCAGCCCGGCGTCCTCTCAAAGGTGTCCGGCCTGTTTTCCCGCCGCGGCTTCAACATTGACAGCCTCGCCGTCGGCATCACCGAGGATCCCGCCATTTCCCGCATCACCATTGTGGTGAACGGCGACGAATATATTGTAGAACAGGTGGAAAAGCAGCTCAACAAGCTGATTCCCGTCATCAAGGTCAAGGTGCTGCAGCCCGGCATGTTCATCAGCTGCGAGCTGTCGCTGATCAAGGTGAACTGTCAGACAAAGCAGCGCGCCGAAATCATGAAGATCGTCGAGCTGATGCACGCCCAGATCGTGGACGTGGCCACCACCTCGCTGACCATCCAGCTGACGGACAACGACGAGCACACTCAGACGCTTATCAGCCTGTTAAAGCCCTACGGCATCAAGGAAATCGTCCGCGCGGGCACTCTGGCCATTGAAAAAGGCCCCACCACCGCCCGCAAACAGAACAGCTGAACCAAGCCAACCAACCCTTATGCGGCAGCGCCGTCTAAGTGTTTCGTTAATATTTTGCCATCAGGCAAGGAGGAATTTATCATGCCAAAAATCTATTATCAGGCAGATTGCGACATCAATCTGCTCAAAGGTAAAACCGTCGCTATTATCGGCTACGGCAGCCAGGGCCACGCCCATGCGCTGAACCTGCACGACAGCGGAGTCAATGTAGTGGTCGGCCTGTATGAAGGCAGCAAGAGCAAGGAAAAAGCCGAGGCTGCCGGTTTGAAGGTTTTGAGTGTCCCGGAGGCCACCAAAGCCGCGGACATTATTATGATTTTAATTCCCGATGAGCGCCAGGCGGAAATGTATAAAAAGGACATTGCCCCTTACCTTACGGAGGGAAAAGCGCTTGCGTTTGCCCATGGCTTTAACATTCACTACGGCCAGATCAAGCCGCCGAAGGATGTCGACGTATTCATGATCGCCCCGAAGGGCCCGGGCCACACCGTGCGCAGCGAGTTTGTCGCGGGCAAGGGCGTTCCCTGCCTGATCGCCGTCGAGCAGGACTACACCGGCCACGCGCAGGACATCGGCCTTGCCTACGGCGCGGGACTCGGCGCGGCGAGAGCGGCCATCATGGAAACCACCTTTAAAATCGAGACCGAAACCGACCTGTTCGGCGAGCAGTGCGTGCTTTGCGGCGGCGTGACCGCCCTGATGCAGGCCGGCTTTGAAACCCTTGTGGAAGCGGGCTACGCTCCGGAAAACGCCTACTTCGAGTGCATCCACGAAATGAAGCTGATCGTCGACCTGATCTACCGCGGCGGCTTCGGCCTGATGCGCTACTCCATCAGCGACACCGCGGAGTTCGGCGACTACGAGACCGGCAAGCGCCTGATCACCGACGAGACCAAGAAGGAAATGAAGAAGGTCCTCGGCGAAATTCAGGACGGCACCTTCGCTTCCAAGTGGATTGCGGAAAACAAGAACGGCCGCTCGCACTTCAACGCCTGCCGCCGCATCGGCGCAAGCCATCAGCTGGAGGAAGTCGGCAAAGAGCTGCGCAAAATGTATGCGTGGAACGACGATCCGATTGACTAATTTCACGATTTAAAACATATAATCAAAAAGGTACTGATTCCGCCGCATTTTTCCGGGGCATCTTACGATACGAAAGTCTGTTTCCGATGCCGCCCCGAAAAACCGGCGGAATATTTTAACGAATGAAGGGAGCCATTGTTATGTGGGACAGAGGGATTCTGAAATCCAATGCGAAAATCGCGCTGGGAGGGCGGTACTGGACCGCGTTCGGCGTGTCGCTTCTTGCCGCGGTTATTTCCGGCGGGTTTTCATGGTCTACAAGACGGTTCACGGTCAGCTTTGAGAACCTTCCGTGGAACGAAGGGATAACGTCCGTTGTGGCCGTGCTGTTAAGCCTGTCCGCAATCCTGATAGCCCTGATCGGCTTTCTTTATTATGTCTTCGTTTCTCTGCCGGTCTCCATCGGCGAAAGCCGGTATTACGTGCGGAACCACTTCGGCGCGGCAGATTTCGGCACGCTGTTCAGCAGCTTCCGCTACGGCTACCTCAACAGCGCCGCCGCCATGCTCGTCACGGAAATCTTTATTTTCCTGTGGACGCTGCTGCTGATCATCCCCGGCATCATCAAACAGCTCGAATACTCCATGGTGCAGTATCTCCTTGCGGATAACCCCAGCCTGCCGGGCAGCCGGGCAAGGGAACTCAGCCGCATCCTGACAAACGGCGAAAAGGGCGCGATTTTTGTGCTGGGCCTTTCCTTCATCGGGTGGTACCTGCTCGGGGCCATCTGTTTCGGCGTGGGGATTTTCTTTGTGAATCCCTATTATCAGGCCACCATGGCGGAGCTTTATATCTTCCTGCGCGACCGCGCGATCCAGACCCATCAGATCGACCCGGCGGAGCTGGGGCTGGTTCCCCCGGCCGGACCGTATTACAATCCGGAAAATCCTCCCATCCTGTAAAGCGTTACAGGGCGGGGAGATCGGATTCCTTTTATAACGCAAAAGACGGCGGACCGCGCCAGCCTGGGGGACTCAATCCCGGGGCGCGGGCCCGCCGCTTTTTTCCGCAAGGCACAAAAAAACGCCGTACAGGAAAAATTTCCATATACAACGTCGTCAAAGTGCCGCGGACTGAAGATACCCCCCTGTACAAAATGAAAAACAGGCGGTATAATAGTAACCGCAGAGCGCTGAGTATTCAGCTGTGTATGGAGCTTGGACTCCGTATGCAGGGCGGTTGGTATTCCCGTACCTTCCGCCTGCTTTGCACTTTTTATTTGTGCCTTACACGTAGATTATAGCGCGTTTTTCAGGGATGCGCAATATCAACCGCGAATATTTTCCAAAATTTGCAAATCGGGCCGCCATGTTTCGACATGGCGGCCCTTTCGTTCTGGGAAATGTCTTTCAGCTGTATTTTTCAACTACTGCGGGAAAGCTTTTAACGGATTCTTTAGGCTCCGGCGGGGTGACCGTCGGCGGGACGGCCTTCAGCGGGACGACCGCGCCGCTTTTTTTCGTCGCGCCCTCTCTCAGGCAGAACTTCGCCGCAAGCGCGCGCAGACGCCGGGCCTGTGCGGACAGGTCCTGGCTGACCGCCGCGTTTTCCTCCGAGGTTGCGGAATTCGTCTGTACTACCTGCGCGATCTGCTGAATCCCCTGCGTGACCTGCTCCACGGCGGCGGCTTCGTCGCCGGTCGCCTCCGAAATTTCCGAAATCAGTCCGGCGGACTCGCTTGTCCGGGTCCTGATGTGCTGGAAGGACTCCGCGGTGGAGTTCGCGACCGTCATTCCGTTGTTGACCAGCGAAATCGTGTTCTCGATCAGCTTGGCGGTCTGGCCCGCGGCCTGGGCGCTCTTCCCGGCCAGATTCCGCACTTCGTCCGCGACAACGGAGAAGCCCTTGCCCGCCGCCCCGGCCCTTGCCGCTTCCACGGCGGCGTTCAGCGCCAGAATATTGGTCTGGAACGCGATGTCCTCGATCGTTTTGATGATCTTCCGGATTTCCGCCGAGGCCGAATGGATGTCGTTCATGGCGGACAGCATCTGTTCGATATCGCGGTTGCCCTTTTCCACCGCCGTGGTGGATTCCTTCGCAATGGTACTGGCGACCGCCGCGTTTTTCGCGGTTTTCTGTATCTGGCCGGAAATTTCGGAAATGGTGGCGGAAAGCTGTTCCGTGGCGCCCGCCTGTTCCGAAGCGCCCTGCGAAAGCGCCGCCGCCCCGCTCGAAATCTGCTCCGAACGGAGGGAAACGGATTCCGCCGCGTGGTCAATATCGGAAAACACCCCGTTCAGCGAATCGACGATCTGGTCAAGCGCGCTCCTGATCTCGGAGAAGTCGCCCAGATACTGCATCTGCGTCTTTACCGTCAGATCCCCTCTGGAAACTGCGTTCAGCACCTCGGAAATCTCCCCGATATACATCTGCAGGCTGCCGAGCGTATTTTCAAGCGCCCCGGCCACCTGACCGACCTCGTCCTTTGTGTCGACCGTCAGCTTCACGGCGTCCTTGTTGCTGATGCCGATTTCCCCGTGCTCCATGTTGTTGGCCAGCGTCACGACCTGACCGAGCGGCTTTTTGACCCGCTTGCGGACGATCCTGCCCAAAATGACGGTGGCGATCACCATGACCACCAGCGCCGCGCCGATCGAAACGGCCACGGTCTGCATGGAGCGCTGTTCCGTCGCCGCAATGCTCTTCCCGGTAAACATCGCGCCGATCGCCTTTCCGTCAAATCCCAGAATCGGGACATAATTCACCATCATGGACGTACCCATCACGTCCATTTTTCCCGTATAATTCTGCTTTTCGGTCAGGACCTTCCGCGCGACGGCCGCGTCCATTTTCGTTCCCGTCTGGCGCTTCTGATCCTTCATCAGGGTGGTGTTGACCCGCTCGTCCCCATAAAACACCGTGAAGTCACAGCCCGTGTACTGCTTGAGCTGGTCGATGACGTTGTGGTCCTCCAGCGACTGTACGGTGGAAATCATGCCGATCAGGTTCCCGTACCGCTGCACCGGCGTGCCGCAGCAGATACCGAGCGTCTTGCCGGAAACCGCCTCGTTTACAACCACGCTTTTCCCTTTCATGGCTTCCTGCACGTGATGGAGCTTTGAAAAGTCGGGAAGGTCAAAATCGGTGGTTGTGGAGTACAGCAGGTTTCCCCGCGCGTCCGTCAGAAAGGCATAGCTGATGTTGTAGGCCTTCACCCGGTTTTTCATGGATTCCACAATACTGTACTGGTTTCCGCCGGCCACCGCGTTCAAAAAATCGGCGTCCTGGGACAGCTCCTGTCCCGCCTGCCTCAGGTTTGCCTCATAATTGGAAAGGATATTATCCAGCCCCTGCATGGCGGTTTGATTCTGCTCCTCGTAGGTATCCTCGAAAATCCAGCCCGTAAACAGGGAATTGATGGATACGACAACGGCCAGAGCAATCGCCAGCGTCCCGATAAAAAACACGGATAAGAGAGTACCCAAACTGTTTTTCCGAATTTTCCCTCTGCTTTTCAAAAAACTCACTCCTCAAATAAATTCAGGTCTGAGCCAGACATGTGCCGCAGTATCTTCCCCATTATAATTATCGGCAGGCACAACTGTTTTTTAATTTTTTGATGCAATTATAATTCACAATGTTTCCTTCTGTTTTTTGGTTATTCATCTAAATTTGTCATGATAACAACATTGAAACTATGGATAATATACAAATACCGCCCTGCCGGAAAGCATGGCGGTATCTTCTGTTTGTGCGCCGCCTACAGCGCGGCCTGAAGGCCGCCTGCTTCGTACAGGCTGCACTTGTCTTTTCCGCTTTTCTTGGAACAGTATAGCGCCTCGTCCGCGTGGCGGTAAAGCTCCTCAAAGCATGTGCCGCCGTACGGGTAGAACGCTCCGCCCACGCTTGCCGAAATTTTATACATCTCGTCCTCGCCCGTATAGGCGCAGTGGAAAATTTCACAGATATCGTTC
Proteins encoded in this region:
- a CDS encoding TVP38/TMEM64 family protein, with product MTILRTGSKKKKTGPPPEITAADLPETAGPTFRDRLLGGAVLLAATGLFLWLTVVLCGPLLSLIRDPDRFESFIRSRGAMGRAAFLGIQILQGFLPIPLELTTIAGGYAFGRVQGSLLTLCSVMISTTIIFYFTRMFGHRLIGLFFTPAQRKHIRYLRSPKSRDTFYWIVFLIPGMPKRLFVFSAGLVPQDFGRFLLISTLARTPSLLACSFGGWALFSGNYTQAAVLFAATGALSAAGYLLYRTVAKHPDKKKELSSPKSPSFPSSAVLKKKER
- a CDS encoding methyl-accepting chemotaxis protein: MKSRGKIRKNSLGTLLSVFFIGTLAIALAVVVSINSLFTGWIFEDTYEEQNQTAMQGLDNILSNYEANLRQAGQELSQDADFLNAVAGGNQYSIVESMKNRVKAYNISYAFLTDARGNLLYSTTTDFDLPDFSKLHHVQEAMKGKSVVVNEAVSGKTLGICCGTPVQRYGNLIGMISTVQSLEDHNVIDQLKQYTGCDFTVFYGDERVNTTLMKDQKRQTGTKMDAAVARKVLTEKQNYTGKMDVMGTSMMVNYVPILGFDGKAIGAMFTGKSIAATEQRSMQTVAVSIGAALVVMVIATVILGRIVRKRVKKPLGQVVTLANNMEHGEIGISNKDAVKLTVDTKDEVGQVAGALENTLGSLQMYIGEISEVLNAVSRGDLTVKTQMQYLGDFSEIRSALDQIVDSLNGVFSDIDHAAESVSLRSEQISSGAAALSQGASEQAGATEQLSATISEISGQIQKTAKNAAVASTIAKESTTAVEKGNRDIEQMLSAMNDIHSASAEIRKIIKTIEDIAFQTNILALNAAVEAARAGAAGKGFSVVADEVRNLAGKSAQAAGQTAKLIENTISLVNNGMTVANSTAESFQHIRTRTSESAGLISEISEATGDEAAAVEQVTQGIQQIAQVVQTNSATSEENAAVSQDLSAQARRLRALAAKFCLREGATKKSGAVVPLKAVPPTVTPPEPKESVKSFPAVVEKYS
- a CDS encoding DUF975 family protein gives rise to the protein MWDRGILKSNAKIALGGRYWTAFGVSLLAAVISGGFSWSTRRFTVSFENLPWNEGITSVVAVLLSLSAILIALIGFLYYVFVSLPVSIGESRYYVRNHFGAADFGTLFSSFRYGYLNSAAAMLVTEIFIFLWTLLLIIPGIIKQLEYSMVQYLLADNPSLPGSRARELSRILTNGEKGAIFVLGLSFIGWYLLGAICFGVGIFFVNPYYQATMAELYIFLRDRAIQTHQIDPAELGLVPPAGPYYNPENPPIL
- the ilvC gene encoding ketol-acid reductoisomerase, which translates into the protein MPKIYYQADCDINLLKGKTVAIIGYGSQGHAHALNLHDSGVNVVVGLYEGSKSKEKAEAAGLKVLSVPEATKAADIIMILIPDERQAEMYKKDIAPYLTEGKALAFAHGFNIHYGQIKPPKDVDVFMIAPKGPGHTVRSEFVAGKGVPCLIAVEQDYTGHAQDIGLAYGAGLGAARAAIMETTFKIETETDLFGEQCVLCGGVTALMQAGFETLVEAGYAPENAYFECIHEMKLIVDLIYRGGFGLMRYSISDTAEFGDYETGKRLITDETKKEMKKVLGEIQDGTFASKWIAENKNGRSHFNACRRIGASHQLEEVGKELRKMYAWNDDPID
- the ilvB gene encoding biosynthetic-type acetolactate synthase large subunit, giving the protein MISGAEIMAECLKNENVQIAFGYPGAAICPFLDYLYRSPIKNVLVREEQNAAHEASGYARASGKPGVCVATSGPGATNLITGIATAYMDSIPLIVITGQVSSELLGRDVFQEADITGACEPFTKHSYLVKSAADLPRIFKEAFHIASTGRPGPVLIDVPVDIQAEEVPEFVYPQKANIIGYKPRTTGHAMQIKKALSAMAEAKRPVLVCGGGVVLAGARDELVAFAQNSGIPVVSTMMGIGVVPMNSPLYLGMIGMHGHKNANRAMHEADLIILCGARVGDRAVSAPEQMGEKATIIHIDIDPAEIGKNVTAHIPIVGDIRLVLRDFIEQSAVSVPKEWIDAVLRYKKEFVPGGEPDNSSGFVEPRSFMRVLSSLMEEDAILTADVGQNQIWAARNFNVKEGRFLTSGGLGTMGYALPAAIGAKLAKPRRQVLCICGDGSFQMAMCELGTLCQNSVNIKIIVMQNDRLGMVKEIQDNKYGSRYAMTLLQGNPDFVKIAEAYGIPAALATSNEEAERLAREMFTSDRAFILVCRVNPDAPTI
- a CDS encoding HAD hydrolase-like protein, whose protein sequence is MKPIYDLIIFDLDGTLTNSEPGITSSVKYALKKMGQPVPDISILRKFIGPPQWHSFVHYCGLTQEQTAQAVKNYREVYEVSGAFQNKPYPGMIDFLEELRANGATLAVATTKPARITGRVLDYFDMTKYFAHVSGPDDSERSGDKSILINSCLDACHVKPDRAVMVGDTVYDTVGARNSGTNFIGVLYGFGTKEDMQAEGGKVFARDIDELRGMLLKDS
- the ilvN gene encoding acetolactate synthase small subunit; amino-acid sequence: MKYTLSILVENQPGVLSKVSGLFSRRGFNIDSLAVGITEDPAISRITIVVNGDEYIVEQVEKQLNKLIPVIKVKVLQPGMFISCELSLIKVNCQTKQRAEIMKIVELMHAQIVDVATTSLTIQLTDNDEHTQTLISLLKPYGIKEIVRAGTLAIEKGPTTARKQNS
- the thiT gene encoding energy-coupled thiamine transporter ThiT; the encoded protein is MRKNTTVILVECALMIAMSTVLSMFKIFELPQGGSVTCASLVPLVLVSYRHGLKWGISTAFAHSLLQMILQFSAPPVNTFGAFAGVVLLDYVLAFTVLGAAAFFGKPFKNRAASVAVGSVAAVFLRFLCSFLSGILIWGGYAPEGTPVWIYSLTYNGSYMLPEAVITAVVSVILIRVLDRVEHRAPGNAS